A window from Kribbella jejuensis encodes these proteins:
- the groL gene encoding chaperonin GroEL (60 kDa chaperone family; promotes refolding of misfolded polypeptides especially under stressful conditions; forms two stacked rings of heptamers to form a barrel-shaped 14mer; ends can be capped by GroES; misfolded proteins enter the barrel where they are refolded when GroES binds) has translation MAKELRFNEDARRLLESGVNALADAVKVTLGPKGRNAVLEKLTGPPTITNDGVTIAREIQLREPFANMGAQLVKEVAMKTNGVVGDGTTTATVLAQAMVREGLRAVDEGANPMRVRRGIEQTVPVVVATLRSWAADVGGGQDLRNIATMAAGDDESIGEVIAEAVERVGRTGVVSTEESDGLGLSVEVVDGIEFDHGYTSAYMVTDKERMEAVYERPLILLTNRKINQVQDIMPTVEVAKRADRPLVVLAEDVTGPALQFLVGGNMHGTMQSVVVRAPGFGHRRIAELEDLAVALGGHVIAQDTGLELGEVALEHLGTCDRITISENGTTIVGGHGDPAVVEARLAQLETQFERARIDADRDSLQLRMARLSGRVAVIRVGGATSVELKERMLRVEDSLAATRAAVEEGVVAGGGTALVQAQDAVSRVELTGDDAIGREVVRRALREPLRWIAINAGYDGDEVVKKVADLPLGQGFNALTGQYGDMFDEGVMDPLKVTRAALESAASIAALLITTETAVVEEVIGNPGAIHAPGFGDLAEGMIRPSNIY, from the coding sequence ATGGCCAAGGAACTACGGTTCAACGAAGACGCGCGCCGGCTGCTCGAATCCGGGGTGAACGCCCTGGCCGACGCGGTCAAGGTGACGCTGGGGCCGAAGGGCCGCAATGCTGTCCTGGAGAAGCTGACCGGGCCGCCGACGATCACCAACGACGGGGTGACGATCGCCCGCGAGATCCAGCTCCGCGAACCGTTCGCGAACATGGGCGCCCAGCTGGTCAAGGAAGTCGCGATGAAGACCAACGGCGTGGTCGGCGACGGTACGACCACCGCGACCGTCCTCGCCCAGGCGATGGTCCGCGAGGGCCTGCGCGCGGTCGACGAAGGCGCCAACCCGATGCGGGTACGCCGGGGCATCGAGCAGACCGTACCGGTGGTGGTGGCGACGCTGCGCTCCTGGGCGGCCGATGTCGGCGGCGGGCAGGACCTGCGAAACATTGCGACGATGGCGGCCGGTGACGACGAGTCGATCGGCGAGGTGATCGCCGAGGCGGTCGAGCGGGTCGGGCGGACCGGCGTCGTCAGTACCGAGGAGTCCGACGGGCTCGGACTGTCGGTCGAGGTCGTCGACGGGATCGAGTTCGACCACGGCTACACCTCGGCGTACATGGTCACCGACAAGGAGCGGATGGAGGCTGTGTACGAGCGGCCGCTGATCCTGCTCACCAACCGCAAGATCAACCAGGTACAGGACATCATGCCGACGGTCGAGGTCGCCAAGCGCGCGGACCGGCCGCTGGTGGTACTGGCCGAGGACGTGACCGGGCCGGCGCTGCAGTTCCTGGTCGGCGGCAACATGCACGGCACGATGCAGTCGGTCGTCGTCCGGGCGCCGGGGTTCGGTCATCGGCGGATCGCCGAGCTGGAGGATCTGGCGGTGGCGCTCGGCGGGCACGTGATCGCGCAGGACACCGGGTTGGAGCTGGGCGAGGTCGCGTTGGAGCACCTCGGTACGTGCGACCGGATCACGATCAGCGAGAACGGTACGACGATCGTCGGCGGGCACGGTGATCCCGCGGTGGTCGAGGCGCGGCTGGCGCAGCTCGAGACGCAGTTCGAGCGGGCGCGGATCGACGCTGACCGGGACAGCCTGCAGCTGCGGATGGCGCGGCTGTCCGGGCGGGTCGCGGTGATCCGGGTCGGGGGCGCGACGAGCGTCGAGCTGAAGGAGCGGATGCTGCGGGTCGAGGACTCTCTCGCGGCGACTCGTGCCGCGGTCGAGGAAGGTGTGGTGGCGGGCGGCGGTACGGCGCTCGTCCAGGCGCAGGACGCGGTGTCACGCGTCGAGCTGACCGGTGACGACGCGATCGGCCGCGAGGTCGTCCGGCGGGCGCTGCGCGAACCGCTGCGGTGGATCGCGATCAACGCCGGGTACGACGGCGACGAGGTCGTGAAGAAGGTCGCGGATCTGCCGCTGGGGCAGGGGTTCAACGCGCTGACCGGACAGTACGGCGACATGTTCGACGAGGGTGTGATGGATCCGCTGAAGGTGACACGCGCGGCGTTGGAGAGCGCGGCATCGATCGCGGCGTTGCTGATCACGACCGAGACCGCGGTCGTCGAGGAAGTCATCGGCAACCCCGGCGCCATTCACGCCCCCGGCTTCGGCGACCTCGCCGAGGGCATGATCCGCCCGTCGAACATCTACTGA
- a CDS encoding ArsR/SmtB family transcription factor, with product MSEPAVSAGPTRRELAAAARTFGLLVAPVRLHLLWLAAQGSYDVGTLAARAGVSVATASQHLAKLRIAGLITVRRVGRQHFYTVADPRVLRVLREVLDD from the coding sequence GTGTCCGAGCCCGCGGTGTCGGCTGGGCCGACGAGGCGCGAGTTGGCTGCCGCGGCTCGGACGTTCGGTCTGCTGGTGGCACCTGTCCGGTTGCACCTGCTGTGGCTGGCCGCGCAGGGGTCGTACGACGTCGGCACGCTGGCGGCGCGGGCCGGCGTCAGCGTCGCGACGGCCAGCCAGCACCTCGCCAAACTCCGCATCGCCGGCCTGATCACGGTCCGCCGCGTCGGCCGGCAGCACTTCTACACGGTCGCCGACCCACGGGTTCTCCGGGTGCTTCGGGAGGTGCTGGACGATTAG
- a CDS encoding TetR/AcrR family transcriptional regulator encodes MPVKAGERLDPEATRARILKAAAEVFGRRGIHAAGINEIVEAAGASKLTIYKNFGSKEGLVEAVLLDRTRRVRAWHNEAVAGAPAGRGQILAVFDLIATWYAEPGFRGCAMMNAATEDRAQDAAPRRLAQDHLRFYRELFERLLVGARDPAVTARQLVVVLEGATLISAIDQDPGLGAEARVIVETLLDAAF; translated from the coding sequence ATGCCGGTGAAGGCTGGGGAACGACTCGACCCGGAGGCGACCCGCGCCCGGATCCTGAAGGCGGCCGCGGAGGTGTTCGGGCGGCGCGGGATCCACGCGGCCGGGATCAACGAGATCGTCGAGGCGGCCGGCGCGTCGAAGCTGACGATCTACAAGAACTTCGGTTCCAAGGAGGGGCTGGTCGAAGCCGTACTGCTGGACCGCACCCGACGCGTCCGGGCCTGGCACAACGAAGCCGTGGCCGGTGCGCCGGCAGGGCGCGGGCAGATCCTGGCGGTGTTCGACCTGATCGCGACCTGGTACGCCGAGCCGGGGTTCCGCGGCTGCGCGATGATGAACGCGGCGACCGAGGACCGCGCCCAGGACGCGGCTCCGCGGCGGCTCGCGCAGGATCATCTACGGTTCTACCGGGAGCTGTTCGAGCGGTTGCTCGTCGGCGCGCGCGATCCTGCGGTGACTGCGCGGCAGTTGGTCGTCGTACTCGAAGGCGCAACGCTGATCAGCGCGATCGACCAGGATCCCGGGCTCGGCGCGGAGGCGCGGGTCATCGTGGAGACCTTGCTCGACGCGGCATTCTGA
- a CDS encoding MFS transporter: MRVPVRRLWVAVLCGYLAFGAALQVLPTYVPGKFGGGALVSGTAIGIAFLATACGRPFAGWLADAGWSPPVVVTGGVLAAVGGLGQLLAPSLPVLLFARLVMGAGEAALFSAALPWVLSGTRTAQRGRLAGWFGLSMWGGLAAGPVLATLLTKATDSATAVVWWAVVLLCLASVVLVLTTRGEPGRVVGRIVRVRELVPVGVPLPGAIIGLAAYCYGTVAALLVLRLRAAHLHVDGFALSVFAGAFLLLRFAGSPLVDRYGGRVVAVVTIAVEIAALVGIALADGPGQAIVATAFAGFGMALIYPACVSLTLDRVRGLRPGVSMGVMTSFWDLGVMVAGPLGGLIAERAGFRTAFLVAAGAGLACIGVLLRMPRRARSPR, encoded by the coding sequence ATGAGGGTTCCGGTGCGGCGGTTGTGGGTGGCGGTGCTGTGCGGATATCTCGCATTCGGGGCGGCGTTGCAGGTGTTGCCGACGTACGTGCCGGGCAAGTTCGGTGGGGGTGCGCTGGTCAGTGGGACCGCGATCGGGATCGCCTTCTTGGCGACGGCGTGCGGGCGGCCGTTCGCCGGATGGTTGGCGGACGCGGGGTGGTCGCCCCCGGTGGTCGTCACTGGGGGAGTCCTGGCGGCAGTTGGTGGCCTCGGGCAACTGCTTGCGCCTTCGCTGCCTGTGTTGCTGTTCGCCCGCCTCGTGATGGGTGCGGGGGAGGCGGCGTTGTTCTCGGCCGCCCTACCGTGGGTCCTGTCCGGCACCCGCACCGCCCAACGCGGGCGATTGGCCGGCTGGTTCGGCCTCTCGATGTGGGGCGGCCTGGCCGCCGGCCCGGTCCTGGCGACGCTCCTCACGAAGGCGACAGACTCCGCGACGGCGGTGGTTTGGTGGGCGGTTGTTCTGCTGTGCCTGGCGTCGGTTGTACTCGTGCTGACGACACGTGGCGAGCCGGGGCGGGTGGTTGGGCGGATCGTTCGGGTGCGGGAGTTGGTGCCTGTCGGCGTTCCGTTGCCTGGGGCAATCATTGGGCTCGCGGCCTACTGCTACGGGACCGTCGCCGCCTTGCTGGTGCTGCGGTTGCGGGCGGCTCACCTGCACGTCGACGGCTTCGCGTTGAGTGTGTTTGCGGGGGCGTTTCTGCTGCTGCGATTCGCCGGAAGTCCGCTCGTTGACCGGTACGGCGGACGCGTGGTGGCGGTGGTGACGATCGCGGTGGAGATTGCCGCGCTGGTGGGAATCGCGCTCGCGGACGGACCGGGGCAGGCGATCGTCGCGACCGCGTTCGCCGGGTTCGGGATGGCGTTGATCTACCCCGCCTGCGTCTCGCTGACGCTGGATCGCGTGCGGGGACTGCGGCCCGGGGTGTCGATGGGGGTGATGACGTCGTTCTGGGACCTCGGCGTGATGGTCGCGGGTCCGCTCGGTGGGCTGATCGCCGAGCGCGCCGGCTTCCGTACGGCGTTCCTGGTCGCGGCCGGGGCGGGACTCGCGTGTATCGGCGTACTGCTCAGAATGCCGCGTCGAGCAAGGTCTCCACGATGA